One Paraburkholderia aromaticivorans genomic region harbors:
- a CDS encoding acyl-CoA dehydrogenase family protein, giving the protein MSDTAAVVADQSSTSNTARLPLDEVIAEIAARRDEFDRLSHVPRDVIAKLKRAGVYRAATPRRFGGDALAPALFLDMIERIAVADGSAAWVASFGSANVYLAALPLHTQAEIYADGPDQVFAGGLFPVQPAQPAEGGWRVNGTWKFASGCKGADWLGVGIGVGAPGAGGKPRTAVFRPHQVEIVENWDVVGMQGTGSHDLRVSDQFVADDWTFVRGGEPCVDEPLYRYPTIAYAAQVLAVVNLGLARAALDVANHMAGGRKTTTGAPQLADRAYYRIELAKAEAQLRSARAFFYDTTNQVWQSILAGNAVTADQVSLLRLSATQIAREGADVVQRAYRLGGTMAIYRSHPLQRLMRDSMVVTQHAFLGEGNYDGAGAVFVGVPPIPGYL; this is encoded by the coding sequence ATGTCCGACACCGCCGCCGTTGTTGCCGATCAATCGAGCACGTCGAACACCGCCCGCCTGCCGCTCGACGAAGTGATCGCCGAGATCGCCGCGCGCCGCGATGAGTTCGACCGCCTCTCGCATGTGCCGCGCGACGTGATCGCCAAACTCAAGCGTGCGGGTGTGTATCGCGCGGCCACGCCACGGCGTTTCGGTGGCGACGCGCTGGCGCCGGCCCTGTTTCTCGACATGATCGAGCGCATCGCGGTCGCGGATGGATCGGCGGCGTGGGTCGCGAGCTTCGGCTCGGCCAATGTCTACCTGGCGGCGCTGCCCTTGCATACACAAGCAGAAATCTACGCCGACGGCCCCGACCAGGTGTTCGCGGGCGGACTCTTCCCGGTGCAGCCGGCACAGCCCGCTGAAGGCGGCTGGCGCGTGAACGGCACGTGGAAATTCGCGAGCGGCTGCAAGGGCGCGGACTGGCTCGGTGTAGGCATCGGCGTGGGCGCTCCAGGCGCGGGCGGCAAACCGCGCACCGCCGTGTTCCGTCCGCATCAGGTGGAGATCGTCGAGAACTGGGACGTGGTCGGCATGCAGGGCACCGGCAGTCACGATCTGCGCGTCTCCGACCAGTTCGTTGCAGACGACTGGACCTTCGTGCGCGGCGGCGAACCCTGCGTGGACGAACCGCTGTATCGCTACCCGACCATCGCTTATGCCGCGCAGGTGCTCGCCGTGGTCAACCTCGGCCTCGCGCGCGCCGCGCTCGATGTCGCGAACCATATGGCCGGCGGCCGCAAGACCACGACCGGCGCGCCGCAACTCGCCGACCGCGCGTACTACCGCATCGAACTCGCAAAAGCCGAGGCGCAATTGCGCTCGGCCCGCGCATTCTTCTACGACACCACTAACCAGGTCTGGCAATCGATTCTCGCCGGCAATGCCGTCACAGCGGATCAGGTGAGCCTGCTGCGTCTCTCGGCGACGCAGATCGCCCGCGAAGGCGCCGACGTCGTGCAGCGCGCTTACCGGCTCGGTGGCACGATGGCGATTTATCGCTCGCATCCGCTGCAACGCCTGATGCGTGACTCGATGGTCGTGACCCAGCACGCGTTTCTCGGCGAAGGCAACTATGACGGCGCCGGTGCCGTATTCGTAGGCGTACCGCCGATTCCGGGCTACCTGTAA
- a CDS encoding amidase → MNEFIQTLSIGGTGPSIAIKDTIDIAGYATTAASRALADTPPAQQHAEVVERLLAAGWHIVGKANMHELAFGMTGINDFTGTPQNPQDAARIPGGSSSGSAAAVGLKLADAALGTDTGGSIRGPAACCGVIGLKPTFGRVSRLGVAPRESTLDCVGPFARDMRMLVAAMQAITANFDANAARAWQGACKIGIVQAEAATEILEAVTRAADKAACAAHTLPLAGLAAAFDAGLAVINVETSRAFGHLVASGKLGADLDARLRAAANTTAAQLDAAEQVRRDFTAAVDHALDNVDVLILPTLPALPITLDEARSGTSVIAMSSLIRPFNLSGHPALSLPLPIDGSPLKAGMQIVGRKGQDEQVCAIAARFEAALAA, encoded by the coding sequence ATGAACGAGTTTATCCAGACGCTGTCGATAGGCGGCACCGGTCCAAGTATCGCGATCAAAGACACGATCGATATCGCCGGTTACGCCACCACCGCCGCGAGCCGCGCGCTCGCCGATACGCCGCCCGCGCAACAGCATGCTGAAGTTGTCGAACGTTTGCTCGCGGCCGGTTGGCACATCGTCGGCAAGGCAAACATGCATGAACTGGCGTTCGGCATGACCGGCATCAACGACTTCACCGGCACGCCGCAGAATCCGCAAGATGCTGCGCGCATTCCGGGCGGATCGTCGAGCGGATCGGCGGCGGCGGTCGGACTGAAACTCGCCGACGCCGCGCTCGGCACCGACACCGGCGGCTCGATTCGCGGACCCGCCGCATGCTGCGGCGTGATCGGTTTGAAGCCCACCTTCGGGCGCGTGTCGCGGCTCGGCGTGGCGCCGCGAGAATCCACGCTCGATTGTGTCGGCCCGTTTGCCCGTGACATGCGCATGCTCGTTGCCGCGATGCAGGCCATCACCGCTAACTTCGACGCGAACGCCGCGCGCGCATGGCAAGGCGCGTGCAAGATCGGCATCGTGCAGGCCGAGGCCGCGACCGAGATCCTCGAAGCCGTGACACGCGCGGCCGACAAGGCAGCTTGTGCCGCGCATACGCTGCCGCTCGCCGGCCTCGCCGCCGCCTTCGACGCGGGCCTCGCCGTCATCAACGTCGAGACTTCGCGCGCGTTCGGCCATCTGGTGGCAAGCGGCAAACTCGGCGCGGATCTCGACGCGCGCCTGCGCGCTGCGGCCAACACCACCGCCGCGCAACTCGACGCGGCGGAACAGGTGCGCCGCGACTTCACCGCGGCAGTCGACCACGCTTTGGACAACGTCGACGTCCTGATTCTGCCCACCTTGCCCGCCCTGCCGATCACACTCGACGAAGCTCGCAGCGGCACGTCGGTGATCGCGATGTCGTCGCTGATCCGGCCGTTCAATCTGAGCGGCCATCCCGCGCTGAGTTTGCCGTTACCGATCGACGGCTCGCCGCTCAAGGCAGGTATGCAGATCGTCGGACGCAAGGGTCAGGATGAGCAGGTGTGTGCGATCGCGGCGCGTTTCGAAGCCGCCCTCGCGGCTTGA
- a CDS encoding nuclear transport factor 2 family protein: MNANQDTLATLTERLAALEAESAVRRTMARYMALCDVPSGALEGETLAALFSADAIWEGIGSLYANKFGRLAGHAEILAMLTRYLPPSPHFSVNVHFLTSETIDVQGASAKGRWIMLQASGYVDAPAELISARLEVDFAPADNGRDWLITHFRTERLFDAPWQVNARKPHP, encoded by the coding sequence ATGAACGCCAACCAGGATACGCTTGCCACGTTGACCGAACGGCTCGCCGCGCTCGAAGCCGAATCAGCGGTGCGCCGCACGATGGCGCGCTATATGGCGCTATGCGACGTGCCGTCGGGCGCGCTCGAAGGCGAAACCCTCGCGGCCCTCTTCTCCGCCGATGCGATCTGGGAAGGCATCGGCTCACTGTACGCCAACAAGTTCGGCCGCCTGGCGGGCCACGCTGAAATTCTCGCGATGCTCACGCGCTACCTGCCGCCCTCACCGCATTTCTCGGTGAACGTGCACTTCCTCACGTCGGAAACCATCGACGTGCAGGGCGCGAGCGCGAAAGGCCGCTGGATCATGCTGCAGGCCTCGGGCTATGTCGATGCGCCAGCCGAATTGATCTCGGCGCGCCTCGAAGTGGATTTCGCGCCTGCCGATAACGGCCGCGACTGGCTCATCACGCACTTTCGCACGGAGCGCCTGTTCGACGCACCGTGGCAGGTCAATGCAAGGAAACCGCACCCATGA
- a CDS encoding SDR family NAD(P)-dependent oxidoreductase yields the protein MQKRVVLVTGAARGLGAAIATRFHAGGYAVAIGDIAFDAAEALARDLSADGSTAFALNLDVTAKDAFTAARDAILQRWGHIDALVNNAGASKVVSVMEITAEQFDQVINVNLRSVLFGCQVFGQHFADAGAGRIVNIASLAGQNGGSATGAHYAAAKGGVITLTKVFARDLGAAGVTVNAISPGPMDLPIVHESVAPDKLKAVIANIPAGRLGSADYVADVAVMLAAENAYFANGACWDVNGGLFMR from the coding sequence ATGCAGAAAAGAGTCGTTCTTGTCACCGGCGCCGCGCGCGGCTTGGGCGCCGCGATCGCCACGCGCTTTCATGCAGGGGGTTACGCGGTCGCCATCGGCGATATCGCATTCGATGCCGCAGAAGCGCTCGCGCGCGATCTGAGCGCCGACGGTTCCACCGCGTTCGCGCTGAATCTCGACGTCACCGCGAAAGACGCTTTCACTGCGGCGCGCGACGCGATACTACAACGCTGGGGGCATATCGACGCATTGGTGAATAACGCGGGTGCCTCCAAAGTCGTCTCCGTGATGGAGATTACCGCTGAGCAATTCGATCAGGTTATCAACGTCAACTTGCGCAGCGTGCTGTTCGGCTGCCAGGTGTTCGGCCAGCATTTCGCCGACGCGGGCGCGGGCCGTATCGTCAATATCGCGTCGCTGGCGGGACAAAACGGTGGCTCGGCCACCGGCGCGCACTATGCTGCCGCGAAAGGCGGTGTGATCACGCTCACCAAAGTCTTCGCGCGCGATCTCGGCGCGGCGGGCGTGACCGTGAACGCCATTTCGCCTGGACCGATGGATCTGCCGATCGTGCATGAAAGCGTCGCCCCTGACAAACTGAAGGCGGTGATCGCGAACATTCCGGCGGGACGTCTAGGCTCAGCGGATTATGTCGCCGATGTCGCCGTGATGCTTGCAGCGGAAAACGCCTACTTCGCAAACGGCGCGTGCTGGGATGTGAACGGCGGACTGTTCATGCGCTGA
- a CDS encoding response regulator transcription factor produces MSQPSPSAAPLAPIVYIVDDDSGMRTSLAWLLESVGVKSAGFANAREFLGAFNADVPACLVLDVRMPEQSGFDVQAELNRQGVTLPIIFVSGHGDIPMSVRALQNGAIDFVEKPYNSQQMLDRVQSALKLAALRHAAGQKHRELRKRIESLTAREKEVLRGVIDGKGSKRIASDLSISVKTVDVHRASIKDKLGAASIAMLVREVMAVWDQDANTGGMQR; encoded by the coding sequence ATGTCCCAGCCTTCGCCGTCCGCCGCGCCCCTCGCACCGATCGTCTACATCGTCGACGACGACAGCGGCATGCGCACGTCGCTCGCCTGGCTGCTCGAATCGGTTGGCGTGAAGTCGGCGGGTTTCGCCAATGCGAGAGAGTTTCTCGGCGCATTCAATGCGGACGTGCCAGCCTGTCTCGTGCTCGACGTGCGGATGCCGGAGCAAAGCGGCTTCGACGTGCAAGCGGAATTGAATCGCCAGGGCGTCACGTTGCCGATCATTTTTGTCAGCGGCCACGGCGATATTCCGATGTCGGTGCGTGCGTTGCAAAACGGCGCGATCGATTTTGTCGAGAAACCGTATAACTCGCAGCAAATGCTCGACCGCGTGCAAAGCGCGTTGAAGCTCGCGGCGCTTCGTCATGCGGCCGGCCAGAAGCACCGCGAACTGCGCAAACGAATCGAGTCGCTGACCGCGCGTGAAAAAGAAGTGCTGCGCGGCGTGATCGACGGCAAAGGCAGCAAGCGCATTGCCAGCGATTTGTCGATCAGCGTGAAGACCGTCGACGTGCATCGCGCGAGCATCAAGGACAAGCTCGGCGCAGCCTCGATCGCGATGCTGGTACGCGAGGTGATGGCGGTGTGGGATCAGGATGCAAACACGGGCGGCATGCAGCGTTGA